A stretch of DNA from Desulfosarcina ovata subsp. ovata:
CACCCAGCCAATCGAAAAGGCATAGCTTGGTGTATCTTTTGACTTCATCCGGAATATCGGCATATGACGTGGTCAGTATGTATTTAGATAGTTTCTCTGATATGCTCATGATCTGTTTGGATAAATTCCTTTATTTATTTAAAAGAAGGCTGTTTCAAAACGTTCAATTTTGGTCGAGGTCAAGGAATGCGAAAATTTTAGTCTCAGGAATACATTAGGAATGTCGAGGTTCTAAATTTGTTTCTGATGCAGACATCTGACAAAATGGGACGTTTAAAAAATTGGGCTCCTCGCTGTTTCATGTGGGTAATTCAAAATCGAGTTTGCCGGCGATGAGATAAATCATAGTAATGAGGTTCCGTTTTGTTCGATAGCCTCGGGCTCTGGCCTTGGCTGCCTGGATGAGGCTGTTTATGCCTTCCAGGATGCCGTTATTGATTTTAGATGTAAACCAGCGCAGGACACCGTCCCAATGGCTCTTTATGGTTTTAGCGGCTTTTATGATTGGATCTAAGCGGCTGTGGGTCGCCCAGAAGTACCATTTTCTTAAGAAAGGTTCGGCTTCCTCAGTAGGTTGTTGGTACAGTTCCTGGAAATTGAGCTTGATGTGATAGGCACGGCTGGTTTTTAAGTTGAGTTTTTTAATCGTCAATTGTTCAAGCAGTTCGGATTGTGATTCTTTGAGGTTTGTCTGATTTTTCAGCCAAATATAACGGGTACCCTTAAGTTCGAGACGGTCCTTGAATTCTTCCCGACGAACTTGGTCAACGGCATCATTGATAATTTTCATGACGTGGAACTTGTCAAAGGTCACGGACGCCTCGGGAAACTGCTTCTCAACGCCGCTAATGAATGCCGGGGACATGTCACAACACATCTCCTCAATGGTGCCGGGGTTGCCGCCGTGGTCGATCAGATCCTGTTTAAACCGTTTGACCGTCGAAGCGTCTTTACCATCGGTGGCAAACAGAACTCTGGGACCTTCAAGGTCCACAAACAGGCTCACATAGTTGTGGCCCCGCCGCCGGGAAGTTTCATCCATGCCGACCTGCTTGACTTGGCTGTGATCAGCTTTTTCCCGGGCATCGTCCACATAGTGATGCAATACTCGCCATAGCCGGGTATCGTGCTCATTGACGAAGCTTGCTATGGTTTTTACCGGCATGGATTTGGACAGCGTCATGATCATGGCCTCAAATAACAGCGTAAAGCCGCTGTCAGACCGAGCCCAAGGCACATCGACCAAGTGGGTGCCACACTTGTCACATTTGGTCCTGGGAACTCTGGCGGTCAGATAGGCCTCATGCTGAAAGAAATTCAGGTGCCGCCATGTTTTCTCAGCCGTGTCGTAGGCTTTAAGGCCATCCTGATCACATTCTGGGCAGCTAAAGGTGCTCCCTCTTGGAAAATCAAGGCGGATGTCCAGACGCTTTTCAATAGGGTCAAATTCAGTTGCTGATACCCGCCAGGGAGGTCTCAGCCCAAGGGCCATTTGAAATAAGTCTATGTCTCTCATAATGCTCTATGACTTACCACTTGCACCGTGAGGTAATCAACTGGTTACCCACACGAAACAGCGAGGAACCAAAAATTGATCAAAGCGTTTCTTTTGTAATGTGTTTTTTACCGAAGCGATTGTTACTATCTCGCGAGTTGCCAGAAGTTGTCAGATATTTTTCTGCATGTTCGATATTCCGGTATCCGCTCTTTTGCACCAGACAGTCAAGAGCCTGGGCTGAAAGGTTTTTTTTGTTCTCAGAAGCTTCTTTTATTTGCGAATAGTAAAGTTCTATGGTTCTGTCGCTATAAGTTTCCAGTTCACTTTTCAGGTATATGGAAAAATTGTTTCCATTTTGGACAGCATCTGTTCCCCGGCAGGTACGAGCATAAAGTAACGGATACTTCTCTTTAAGTTCCTTTTGCCAGTCAGCTTCAATGCTGACGATTTCGTTGATTAACGGATTGATCTTAAGTGGAGGAATAAGATTATCCATCCGAGCATACTTTTCAGTTAACAGGTTTCTTCCCTTTTCTTGGGCGAGTTTCAGGTCGCCGAGATAGGAATCAAGCATCTCTTCCGACCAAATTTCGAAAACCGAACCTCGAACTTCTTTGAAGGTTTCCGGCGAGTCCTGGCAGGAAACCGGTGCGGCACTTTTGATAGCCTTAAACATCTGCCATTCTATATTCAATATCTTTTCAATAAAATTAGAGATAGCCGTCATCTTTTATATCTCCATTTGATGTAATTCAGCAATTCCCGGAACGGTAATCTTTATATTTATGCGAATTGTTCAAAAAATAACCGCATCAATCAAAATGATTTAAAAAAATCATAGGCGGTGTTCCTCCATATTCTTTCTTGGCCAATTAAATCATTGTCACCTCAGCTTTATGGATAACTTGGTTAAAAATAATAACGCCCACGTTGAATCATTGCATCTGCAATATTTCTCCTTAACGCGACAGTGTTTATGGGTAAAGAAATCATAAATTTTCTAAACATTTTCAGATCCTTCTCTAAAGCCGCTCCATCTTCCATGGCCTGCAATAAAATTCCGGCAAGAAAGCATATCTTTTCAAATGAATCATGGAATAAAACCTTTGTCATTTCAACAGGGATTACCGCTTTCTTTATTTTTTTTCCCTTCAGCATTTTCTGGCTTCTTAAGAGGCAGCTTTCAATAGCGTATATTTCAATTATTATATCGCTTATAGTGCCGATTATCTCCTGCTCTTCTCTTAAAGCTTTCCCGTACTTTTGATGAGCTTTGCCAAAAACAAAAGTAAGTATTTTTTTTGCCGTCTGCATTAACCTGGTTTGTGCATTCAAACTCCCAGATTCATCAGAATCAACAGGTTCAAGTTTCTCCAACTCTTCGAAGACGCTTTCAAAAGACTGCATCAAATTGCAGGTTCCATCACCAATTTTTTTGGACAATGTGTTAACGATTACCATCCTGTTTATTTCATTCGTACCCTCCCAAATCCGATTTATTCTAGCATTCCGGTAGGCTAACTCAGGATGATTTTCCTTTATGTATCCATAGCCTCCAAAGATTTGGACCTCCTCATCAACCACAAAATCTTCGGTTTCTGACCCGTAAATTTTATTAATCGAGCATTCCACAATATAATCCTTGAGAGCCTTAGCTGTACTGATACCAGTATCTCCGCTTAGACACGCTAGTTCCTCAGATTTAGCCTGAATTAATCCTGCTGTTCGATATGCCAAGCTCTCCGCCGCAAAGAGCCGAATAGCCATTTTGCTTATTTTTTCTTTTATCAGTCCGAATTCACATAATGCACGTCCAAACTGTACCCTTTTCTTTGCATATTTAACAGCTTCGGCAAAAGCACTTTTGGCATTCCCCATACATAAAGCCCCAACTTTAAAACGCCCCATATTCAATGCATTCAGTGCTATAACATGACCTTTTCCCACCTCACCCAAAACATTTTCTACCGGGATTCGGACATTATCAAAAAAGTAAGAGCGCGTCGATGTGCCGTGATATCCCATTTTATTTTCTTCTTCACCGGTAGAAACACCTTCCCACTTCTGTTCCACAATAAAAGCGGTAAAGTATTTTCCATCTACTTTGCCATAAGTAAAGACAATATCTGCAAAACCGGCATTGGTGATAAATTGTTTGGATCCATTCAATAGATAATATTTCCCATCCTCACTAAGCGTTGCCGTTGTCTGTGAATTCAGAGCATCTGAGCCCGCTTCGGGCTCCGTCAAGCCAAAAGCGCCAATAAGCTCACCTGAAGCCAAACCAGGCAGATATTTTTCCTTCTGTTCAACCGTCCCGAATAAAGCCACAGGCAACAAACCAATGCCCGTAGAATTTAACTCCGTAATGGCAAAGGAGCCTGCACTATATCCAAACTTTTCAGAAACAATCGCAGAGTTTATCTTGTCTAATTCCAATCCCCCATACTGTTCTGGAATATCGATGCCGAGAAATCCCAAATCCCCACATTTTTTCATAAGCATTTTCGACAGTTCAATATTTAGCGTTTCGATTTCTTCGCCACGACTTATTATTTCTCCTTTGATAAAATCTTCAATTGCTCTGCCTATATCCTTATGTTCCCTGGTAAAATCTTCAGGTGTAAAAATTTCCTGAAAATCGCTGGCTTGATTTATAAACATCCCACCATCTGTATTTTTTACTTCTTGTTTTGTCATTTTAAACCCCTTGTAGGAAAAACAATTGAACCTTACAACGCCATTTAAAGCTTTAGGCTACTCATCCCACAGTTTTAATGATTACAACGCTACATATGGCATATAAACCAATCAATGTCCCTACAGGAATAGATCTACGCTGTAGTCTATGTGGCGCGCAACATCCTTCGTAAATTTTTAGAATATAACCGGCGCTCAATTACACCAACTCAATTATCGTACTCATTGCCACACCACCACCTCCACAGATGCTTCCCAAACCGAGCTTAACATTCCTACGTCTCATTTCATAAAGCAGGGTAATCAATATTCTTGCTCCGCTTGCACCTACAGGGTGACCAAGGGCTATTCCACTGCCGTTTACATTCACGATATCCCGTCTTTCCTTCAGTCCAAGCCCTTTCTCACACGCCAGATACTGAGCAGCAAATGCCTCATTAATCTCTATTAACCCCATGTCCGACATTTTCAAACCCGTTCTGGCCATCAGCTTCTCTGTCGCAGGAACAGGCCCCCAACCCATAATATCAGGATCAACACCTGCTACACTGAAGTCAACTATCCTTGCCAAAGGCTTAATGCCCAATTCATCTGCTTTCGACTTCCTCATAATAACCATTGCCGAAGCCCCGTCATTTATCCCGGAGGCATTGCCGGCCGTCACGGTACCACCCTTTTTAAAGACAGGCTTCAACTTAGCCAGGTTTTCCAGCGTCGTTTCGGGCCGTGGGTGCTCGTCAGTATCTACAATTTTCACTTTCCCTTTTCGCCCTTTTATCTCAATGGGTACAATCTCTTCTTTAAATCGTCCTTCCTTGATTGCCGCCGTTGCTCTCGTTTGGCTTTGATAGGCTATCTCATCCTGATCTTCCCGGCTTATGCTATATTTCTCCGCCAGATTCTCGGCTGTAAGGCCCATGGCCGGACCAACCCCCAATTCCGTCAAACCATCCCACATGGCATCCCTAACCTCTACATGCCTCATACCCGCACCCCACCTAAGCGTGTCGATAGTGTAAGGCACCGTGCTCATGCTCTCAACCCCCCCAGTCAGAAACACCGTGTTTGCTCCCTGACGAATTGCCATAACTCCGCTCGCCATGGCCCACATGGATGAAGTGCAGACACGTTGAACCGTAAAGCCCGGCACCTCAGGCGGAACCCCTGCCTTTATTGCGGTTACCCTACCAATATTTGTCTCATTAGTTGTTTGCTGATAACAACATCCCCATCCCACATCATCTATTATACCAGGGTCAATGTCTGCCCGTTTGATAGCCTCTTTCATTACAGGCACGCCCAAAGCTACCGCTTTCAAATTTTTAAACTGACCACCATAAGTACCGATAGCACTTCTTACTGCAGAAACAATTACAACATCATCAGATTTCATACCCAACCTCCTCATAAATATTTTTAAACGCTCATAAACCAGCTGTCCCGAACATGAT
This window harbors:
- a CDS encoding acyl-CoA dehydrogenase family protein, with amino-acid sequence MTKQEVKNTDGGMFINQASDFQEIFTPEDFTREHKDIGRAIEDFIKGEIISRGEEIETLNIELSKMLMKKCGDLGFLGIDIPEQYGGLELDKINSAIVSEKFGYSAGSFAITELNSTGIGLLPVALFGTVEQKEKYLPGLASGELIGAFGLTEPEAGSDALNSQTTATLSEDGKYYLLNGSKQFITNAGFADIVFTYGKVDGKYFTAFIVEQKWEGVSTGEEENKMGYHGTSTRSYFFDNVRIPVENVLGEVGKGHVIALNALNMGRFKVGALCMGNAKSAFAEAVKYAKKRVQFGRALCEFGLIKEKISKMAIRLFAAESLAYRTAGLIQAKSEELACLSGDTGISTAKALKDYIVECSINKIYGSETEDFVVDEEVQIFGGYGYIKENHPELAYRNARINRIWEGTNEINRMVIVNTLSKKIGDGTCNLMQSFESVFEELEKLEPVDSDESGSLNAQTRLMQTAKKILTFVFGKAHQKYGKALREEQEIIGTISDIIIEIYAIESCLLRSQKMLKGKKIKKAVIPVEMTKVLFHDSFEKICFLAGILLQAMEDGAALEKDLKMFRKFMISLPINTVALRRNIADAMIQRGRYYF
- a CDS encoding ISL3 family transposase — its product is MRDIDLFQMALGLRPPWRVSATEFDPIEKRLDIRLDFPRGSTFSCPECDQDGLKAYDTAEKTWRHLNFFQHEAYLTARVPRTKCDKCGTHLVDVPWARSDSGFTLLFEAMIMTLSKSMPVKTIASFVNEHDTRLWRVLHHYVDDAREKADHSQVKQVGMDETSRRRGHNYVSLFVDLEGPRVLFATDGKDASTVKRFKQDLIDHGGNPGTIEEMCCDMSPAFISGVEKQFPEASVTFDKFHVMKIINDAVDQVRREEFKDRLELKGTRYIWLKNQTNLKESQSELLEQLTIKKLNLKTSRAYHIKLNFQELYQQPTEEAEPFLRKWYFWATHSRLDPIIKAAKTIKSHWDGVLRWFTSKINNGILEGINSLIQAAKARARGYRTKRNLITMIYLIAGKLDFELPT
- a CDS encoding thiolase family protein, which gives rise to MKSDDVVIVSAVRSAIGTYGGQFKNLKAVALGVPVMKEAIKRADIDPGIIDDVGWGCCYQQTTNETNIGRVTAIKAGVPPEVPGFTVQRVCTSSMWAMASGVMAIRQGANTVFLTGGVESMSTVPYTIDTLRWGAGMRHVEVRDAMWDGLTELGVGPAMGLTAENLAEKYSISREDQDEIAYQSQTRATAAIKEGRFKEEIVPIEIKGRKGKVKIVDTDEHPRPETTLENLAKLKPVFKKGGTVTAGNASGINDGASAMVIMRKSKADELGIKPLARIVDFSVAGVDPDIMGWGPVPATEKLMARTGLKMSDMGLIEINEAFAAQYLACEKGLGLKERRDIVNVNGSGIALGHPVGASGARILITLLYEMRRRNVKLGLGSICGGGGVAMSTIIELV
- a CDS encoding DUF4125 family protein, which produces MTAISNFIEKILNIEWQMFKAIKSAAPVSCQDSPETFKEVRGSVFEIWSEEMLDSYLGDLKLAQEKGRNLLTEKYARMDNLIPPLKINPLINEIVSIEADWQKELKEKYPLLYARTCRGTDAVQNGNNFSIYLKSELETYSDRTIELYYSQIKEASENKKNLSAQALDCLVQKSGYRNIEHAEKYLTTSGNSRDSNNRFGKKHITKETL